The following is a genomic window from Colletotrichum lupini chromosome 5, complete sequence.
GTCGCGCCACTGAGAGCATTGCGGGCGAAAGCGTCGCAAACTCCGAGTACACAGATGCTAGCGCCAGCGTCATCGGTGCCAAGGGTGTTGGACAGGGCGGTGTCAGCCTGGGCGCCGGTCTCCAGGACGCCATACACGGTATGCGCCCTGCGTCCTACAGCCACAGCGACCGCCTGAAGCATTATGTCGAGAGTGGCGGTCGTATGGGAGCCGGCAATGGCTTCGGCCGTCgctacgacgacgacgagaagAGCGTCAGCACCGCCTTCCACAGCCAGATTGGTGGCGGCTTCGACTGAGTGCCGAGATGGATTGGGACAGGGACTTGCTTTACCAAACCCAAGGGTTACTTATACCTCATCCTCTGAAGGCTTCAGCCCTCGCCGCACCATGCTCGGTGCTGTACACAGGAACAGGCAGTGTGCCTGAGCCTAGAGGCGTCTCGGAATACCGGCTCCGGTCATTGAGAATCACTCCACGTGGTCGACCATTCGGCTTCCAACGACGACAACGACGTGCCGCAGGCGGGTCATGGCCCGACCAGCGAGAGCTGCAACCGACGGAGGGGGTCGCACGCGCGCCCTCAACGGCCCGTACTTTGCAGATTGTCAATCAGAGAGATGTCGAGTGTTAGCAAGGGGATGAGATTTGGCGGGGATAGGAGGTTATGCTCAGGCGGAGGACACGGGTCAGCGTCTGAGGAGGCAACTCAAAATGCGGTCGAGCATTAAGGTCTCAGAAGCGATAAGTCTTCTATGGCACAGTGCAATTACTGCGAGGAGGCCCACGGCAGATGTCATGCAGTTTCTATGCTGCACGCAGAAAGCGCACTACGAGATCCAGCTTAGAGTTTAGCTTCTTAGTTTAATCACCGTCTTTATTTGCACCTTGTGCTCTGCCCCCCGGTTGCGCTAATCATCGCGAGACCAAGGTACCCTCCCAGTATTCTTATCCACCGGCCTGGCCGGGCCGGAGAGGTAAGCTTGTCAATATGGCACACGCGGACCCTGTGTTCCTCAAGTATCGGATATACTCCGAATTCAGGTACCTTTTCGAAGTAAGTGCCGTGGTGCCTTGCTTATTACGGAGTACTTGTTTGGATTCAAAGGGTAGAAGAACtgtatcctctttttttcctTGCTGATGGCGTAGCATCAGCCAATCCATTGATAGACAGGGGGCAGGCTCTGGCACCCCACAGACTTGAAAATAGATTGGCAGCCGTGGCAGCGACGGGGGGCCACCCATGTCTAAGCGCGGGAGCCTCACCCAATCTGACAACGACAAGCAGGTCACCACCCCCTGACAGTCCTGACGGACATGCGTTCTTCGCGAGAACGGGCCATCTGATGGGAGGTCCACTATGACGATCCGTCTGATTCTTGGCTTCGCAAAACGTTTGGCGAGCGGATTCCCCAAATGGAGTTTCGAGTCGCAGCAAAGCGGCAGTGTTCGGCGAGATTCGAGAAAAGGGTGAAGACCGAAAGGGAGGGGGAAACTTGGGTGCGCTTGGGAAGGGCGGGAACGGCTTTCCTTGGCGTTTTTACGTACACGTGTTGAGCAGGTGAGCATCAATGCCTTTACCTTCTTTGGCGGTGGGAAAACAAGCCCGATGGCTCCGTAACCCCCTTGGCCAAGGATTGTTTGGTTCTCGACCGTCAGAAGAAGCTTTGGCGCTTCCGCTTCTTCTTCCGACCTTCCACTGCCAAGGTTTCGTTTCTTTTTCATCCAAAGAGGTCGCACTTCACCTCGTATCGGAGCGTTGTGTTTTAGTACCAAGCCGTCCTCCTCCGCTGGACGAACAGACAGACTCTTCCTCGAAACTGCGGTCATTCACCTCGTCTTGACGGGGAAACGACATGAGTAACCAGTTGCGCCGAGCAATGCTGCCGCTGCCCTCTTTATCCCCGTACCCTGAGCCGCCAACATGATCACCATACGCCGACGACCCGCGAGGGTACCAATCTACCTGGGCATTGCCCTGACACTGTTGTTAGTCTGGCATACCGGCTTTCCCGCCGGCTGGAGCGCTGGAACCCTCAACTACAACGGCATCCGCTACCGCAAGTCAAGCTACGACTGGGCGAGCCTGAAGCCCGAATATCCTCTAGAGAAGCCGCTGCGTACGCCTCCGAAAGGCACTCCCGTCGAACTACCACGAGTCCAGTACGATTTCGACAGCAGCAAAAAGCAAGCGGGAAAGAAGACGAGCAAGAAACTTTCACACGATGAGAAAGGCGACCGTGATCGGGAGAGGCAGACTGAGTCGAGACGGGCCGCTGTGGTCCATGCCTTCCGGCGGAGCTGGGCGAGCTACAAGGAGAATGCGTGGACGTGGGACGAGCTTACTCCCGTATCGGGCCATGGCAAAACCACATTTGGTGGTTGGTCGGCCAGTCTGGTCGACGGCCTTGATACTCTATGGATCATGGGAATGCACGATGAGTTCCGCCGGGCCGTTAGGACTGTCGCGCTGATCGACTGGTCCAACACTACGGAGACGGCTGCCAACATGTTTGAGACGACGATCCGCCACCTGGGCGGCCTCATCAGCGCCTACGACCTGAGTGGCGAGCCGGCCTTGCTGGCTAAGGCCGTTGAGCTGGGTGACATGCTGTACATGGGCTTTGATACTCCGAACCATATGCCGCCTTTCTGGTTCAAGTTCTCCGACGCCAAATACGGCACGCAAAGAGTGGGTGAGCGCGAGTCCTCGGCTGCGGGATGCTCGCTCTCCATGGAATTTACCCGCCTATCCCAGCTGACGGGCGATGCGAAATACTACGATGCCACAGAGCGAGTGAAGGAGTTCCTCGTCAAGACGCAGACGCGCAGCAAGCTGCCCGGCATGTGGCCCATGTATATGAACTACCGCGATGAGAAGGTAGAGGACAGCTCCTTCACGATTGGCGCCCAGGCCGACTCCCTCTACGAGTATCTGCCCAAGATGCATGCCTTGCTAGGCGGTCTCGACAGCGAGTACGGGAAGCTCACAGTAGACTCTTTCGACGTCATCGACAAGCACATTCTTTTCAGGCCTATCCTTCCTAATAAAACAGACATCCTCATCCCAGGCAACGCCTTCGCACACGGCGATAACGTCGACCTAACGCCCGAGATGCAGCACCTGGGCTGCTTCGCTGGCGGCATGTACGGCCTTGCTGGCAAGCTCCTGGGCCGGGACTCGTACGTCACCATTGGCGAAAAGATCTCCCGCGGATGCGCCTGGGCATACAAAGTCTTCCCCACGGGCATTATGCCCGAGATCATGACATTCCACCCCTGCAACGAGCCGAACCACGGCGCTTGCGAATGGGATCAAAAGACGCACGGCAGCAATAGCGACGTGCCTGGCGGCGTCAAGCAGGTCCGCGACAGCCGTTACATGCTCCGCCCGGAGGCCATAGAGAGCATTTTTTACATGTACCGCATCACGGGCGACGACGAGTGGCGCGAGGTCGCGTGGGACATGTTTCAGAGCATCCGGCGCGCGACAGAGACGCCGCTGGCGTACTCCTCCATTGCCGACGTCACTGTTCAGCCGGGGCAGACGACCAAGACGGACTCGATGGAGAGTTTCTGGTTCGCTGAGACGCTGAAGTATTTTTATCTCATCTTTTCGCCACCCGACGTGATTAGTCTGGACGAGTGGGTGCTCAACACGGAAGCGCACCCGTTCAAGCGGCCCAAGAGGACGGATCACGTCGAGACTGAGGCGGAAATTCGGGAGCAGTCCAAGTAGAATCATACTTGAGACGACCATCACATATGGTGACTGGTGGGAGCGCTAGCATCAGGAGCATTTTAGATGGGTTTATTGCATTGGGCGGATACATATGTGCACTAGTATAGACAAGAAGAGGGCGCGGCACGTTGCGAGTCTTCGCTCAGAAGCAAGgaaatagtataaatccaCCTCACGCTTCTCTTCCTTTGCTTTCAATACTGGCCGTTCGAGCAATGCCTTGACTCCTATGACCACTACCTTTCGTTCATTCATGCCCCGAATCTCCTGCCCAGATGACAGAGTTGCTCCACCTCAGCGCGCTTTGAAGAATCCTTGTGATAGCCATATCTCCCTCGGAAACCCTTCCCAGTCGATGGAATATACATTGTTATCAACGAGAGATGAAGAGCCCGAGTCAGGTATGAATCAAAGTACACCGCACTGCATGTAGTCGGTAAACGTGCTAGCAGCACAAGGTATCTGGAACATGAAAGCTCGTTATTTTGATAACGTGTCACCTCTCGAGAAGCACCTCGTAGACGAGCTAGCGTCAAGTGACAAGACAGTGTTCATCGAACGGTATCACAGAACCCAAACAATCTGTCACTCAGGGGCTCAGAGAGGCAAAGGTAAAGGGGAGGGAGATATGACCAAGGACCGAAAGCTCGGGCACGTATCGTCATCGAGCAGACAGTTCGTTGAGCCCTGCTTGGCTCGTCTCATTTCCTTCTTTCTACATCGTTGATTGGCAAAGCGCTATAAAGGCCGGAGTCTAACGATGATGCACTCTTGACGCACGTCCAGAGACAATTATCGGGAAGCCAGGAAATGCTCCTAGAAAGTCAACCTGGACTTGGgctctttatataacctGCTACTCATCCGCCACCTGGTTTCATATTCTGGTGGGAGGTATCATGTCCTTCTCGCTATGTAGCTGTGTAGGTTTCTGCGATCACGTACGCAACCTGTCCCTCATTTCTTAAAGTAGCCGCGAGCACCATTCACGAGAACTCTAACAGCGAAACCGCAATCATCTCATTCCCAGATGCATCACTTCTCACAGTTAGTACAAGCCTAACCTTACTCCTCAGATACTCAGAAAAGCAAAAAGTTCTCGCCAAACGTCTGCCTCCAGACTCGGATCTGCGCAGCGGCTGCGGCGCATTCGCAGATTATCCATATCCGCCAGAACCAGTCTACAAATACAAACCATGCGTCAACCACAAAATTCAGCAACGGGGTTGAAACATGGCTTTGCTCGCCGACGGGATCTGGTTAGTATGCAGTGCTCAGcaaataagaaaggaaaaaaaacaAACCTGCCGGATCTCTGCTTGGCGGCTGAAAAGGCCAAAAGTGGTTTACGGTATCTTCAGAGCCCCAACTCGGAGACTCGGGCGAGCCAACGAACAGAGAGGGGACTGAATGAGGTGTCTTTCGACGCAAGAAAAAAGCAAACGGTGACAGCAAGGGCCCGGTTCGAATTTGTTCAGTCGTCTCTCCAGTCTTACCAGACACTCTAGATTGCCGTAGATGACCCCACAGCAGCACGGGTTTGCCTGGGGTCCATGTCGTGAAGCCGCTGCGTTTCTTTTCCACTCACCGATGTTGATGACGAAACGATCAAGAGTATTGAATCCGTTTGCGCCCATCGTTCCGCTCAATGAAGACGAGTTATTTTCCCCTTCCCCTCGCGCACTTTACCACAGCATTTTTTGCCTATTCCGCGATACAAGGCGAGAACAGCAATACCACCGAACTCTGGGAGATGGATACTCTGGAAGCCCCAGGGGATGGGACAGTGGATTCATCGTCTGTGCGATGGCCGCGGGTCCTAGCCGGATATATGCCTCCTATCTTCTCTTTTTGCGAAAGAAAACAAGGCGCTAGTGGTAAAGGTGATCAGCAAACCCCGTTTCTGGATCTCGAGACAGTATGAGACCGATATGATGATCCACTGCCTCCGGGAGGTGGAGTCGAGGCCCGAGTGTTCACCTTACAGGAACGAGTGCCGGGCTGCTATGTACATCCGTAGTCGCGGGGCATGTATCCGTATTATCGTGAGTCTGTATTTAGCGGCGGGTCGTCGCACAACCAGCGGTACCGAGCGGCCACACAGAGCCACCCTCCCCAGCAGCGTAATTTTTGGGGAACGATCTTCATGCACAACGGCAGATGGAATAATCATCCGTCCGAGTTTGTGGAGAGGGAAAAGCGTTGTTCAAGTCGCAGGTTCGGGCGCACGGGAAATTGGTCAGGAGGCTGAATCAGCAAGGTGAGCAATTGCAAATGATTGTAGTGTTTGAGATGTGTCGTGGTACTGTGCCGCTTTGTGTTGCGTTGCAGTTCACTTTATCCATCGGAGGTTTTTGGTTTGAAAATATGCAGTCGATATTGGTCCTTCAGGTCCCGCTCATAGATGATAGATGGGTGGACATTGATTGCGATTGCGTTGCGCACCCACTCATACGTGTGCCGGTGTTCACAATGAATCCGCCAATCGTGTAGGCTCCGCCTGGATAAACAGTTTGGGGGGCCATGTGGGGTTCCAGTTCGCTTATGTTTGACTAGCAGAACTGAATCCTTCGCATCGTTGCGCTTGACTTGTTGCTGGTTAGTCTAGGCTTGAAGAAGCGTGGACCGTGGTTCTGGCCACAATATGTGTTGGAGATGATCCGCTGACGAGAGACGAGACTCATTGATCGTGGGAAATCGAGACGGTCCGCGGAGGAACACTGTCCACAATGAGAAGTTGAGACCGGTTACCAACGAGGCTACGTGGGTGGGCATGACGGACCGATGATGCCTGCCATGAGTTGAGAAGCGTCTTTATAGCTTTGTTCTGGACCAATGTGTCTTGCGCTACTTCCGCGCCTATAACGTTAGAAACATAAACGGACGCAGGTACCGAGCGCCCCGTGCCCCCACCGTCAATCTCATCCGAACCGAGTTGTTTAGTCGGTGACTCGGGTTCGCTCGAGACTCTAGAAGGGAGGAACGCGGCCGCCGGCAACATTTTGGGGGCCGGTTGATGGGTGATGGTGCGGAGGGAAAGGATCAGTGCAGAAGGCCGCTGCAAGCCTGCGACCCGTACCTGTGCGTTGCATGGCGTAGGCCAGCAAGCTGGGTTTCTTTCGtcttagcctcgaggtaGCAAGCTCTCCAGGCGGCGCTTGGAGCGTTTTAGGTACTTGTTGGATCAGCGCCCAAATAGATCTTGGTAATGGTTCCTGGCCCAGTGGCCGTGAGCCGGGAGGAGGATACATTGCTGGGCGATGCTGACGGGTCGAACTGGGATGAGGTAGCATAGCGTCGCGCTGTTGCCGGGTAGGCGACCGACTACCTGGCTACATTTGGCCCTCGAAAGGCTGGGTTGGGGGTGGTGTCAGGAGGATTGCTCCCGCAGATTTGTTCTTAGTATCTCTGTTATGGCACCCAGCTGGTACTTCCAAAAACAAGTCGAAGGGGGATAGTCAGAATGGCCATGTATGAGTTCATTTAAAATTCCACAGCGATCGTGGTCAATGTGTTCTCTTAACATCACAAATGAGAGAGAGGAAAGGTTGGATGGAAGATGAAGCCAATAGAGCATGTTGGAAGAGGTCGTGTTGTGGGGTGCGGCTGTGGAGGTGAAAGGGATGGATGAACCAGACAGACGGGTCTTTTGGCACGGCATAGACAGGCGGATGGGATGGAATGGAATGGAATGGACGAAAGACGGCAGGAACAAAGGGGGTGCCGTTACTGTACCTGCGTGCTGCCCATCATCCGGCTGACAATGGGACGAAGTCGCGGCCCGTGAGATGAGACGCGcataagataccttacttttacttattaaggagtTCGTGCTCTGTATGCTAGACACGAAACATTTGCAGAAATCCGGGGATTTAGTTCGTCCCATTGATTGCGCTCCACTGTGCAAAAATAACACGTCTATCCGTAAGGTAAAGTAAGGTACCCCGTGAGGTACTCCGTAAAGTACTTACTCGAAGACAAACGCTCTTCCAGAAGATTCAAGTCGAGGTTAATCTATCGGTGGTCGGTTCCTTTCCGTCATGGCAAGGAAGTCAATGCCACTAAAGCGTCAATCAGCAATTGCCTTTTAATTGGCAACTTGGATTGGTTCCAGTCCCCTGGCCACTGAGCTTCGTCGCATTCCCCTGCCTGAAAGCTTGCGTATAGAGGGAACTCGGGATGATCCTTGACCCGTTGTACGCCGCGAAATAGGTCTGTACTCTGCAGTGCCTGCTTATTAGAGTAAGCCAGCTTCGAGACAAGACATGCGAACGTAGTCGAGAGAAAAGCAAGCACAAACAGCCATGGCTTGTTCCTTGGGCGATTGAGCGGCTAGTCCGGGCAAGGTCGAGCAGCAAAGGGCGGCACCTGATGCTGTTCACCGTCATTGTCCGTGCCTCGCGCGTCCCAAGGGATGAGATTGAGCCAATTATGCTTGATGCGCTTGAGCTCGACGCTCGGCGTAGCCTGCTTTCTGAGTTCTTGTAGTGAGGTGATCGTCATGATGCAAGGTTACGCGCCGCAATCGATGGCCACAACGAACAAGGTGAAAAGAGAAGCCGGCATTTGAAGTTGAGCAACGAAAGGGGAGCCACAGATGAGGTAGGGAGGTTGCTTGGCCCTTGTTAGGTTCCTGAAGATGCTATTCGGCTAGGAGTCAGATACATGCATGAGGTGGTCGTGCAAGAAGGACTACGTGCGATGAGAGACATGGAGGCTACCTTTACGTACCTGGGTAGGTACCGTAAGTCCATCATTGGGGAGAGGGGGGCCTCGTCTTGGAAGCCTTGCTTTGTGTCGAGTCTATCGCGCTCGCCCGCCGTTTTTCAGTCTTTCATCGACCTCTCGGAGGGTCCATTGGCAAATTAACACATAATTTTCGATGCATTTCGAGGCGAGGTAAGTAAGCCGGTCGTCGAATAGGTTGGTTACCTTAAAGTAACTGTCCCTTAATATACGCATCTAAGACCATCCAGATGTATCAAAGTACTTTCCGTCGAGCTTTACTACTTAGGGCGAGGTGCGGTGTATGCTAAGACATGACCCAAAACAATGGAAGACGTACAGGTGGACATGCGGTACCTGCCAGTTGAGGTAGGTTTGCAAGCATGGAAGCAACCCAACGAGCAAAGCACCAAGCACGCGGCAAGAAGCAATAAGCAAGCAGGTGCAACTTGGGCAATGGCAATGGCAACGGTAGGAGCAACAGCAatacctacctaggtaagGCAGGTAGGTACCTCAGCAACGAGCAGCACCTGCCCTCCTGACCTACCTCACCTCGAACCACTTCACCTCGAGGAAGGGGCCTTCCTTTACTTTTGcttacctaggtaccttaccttaccttcctTCTCAACGTGCCAATGTACTTTGCCATAGATGCGTAGGTAGACCAATACATAGGGATACCTTCGGTGCTGACAGTAcctacctaaggtaggtaggtagcaaGAATCTCTCATCTTCATCCTCCTCCCTCTTGGGACTCgagtctttctctctctccctctctctctcctcttCGTTCTCACTGCTTCAGGAACCAGAACTTCTCTCACTCTCCTTCCGTCGCCAATCCAACCACGAATTGGTCACAAACTCCATTCATCTTGACGAATCACACGACTTTCTACCGATAGCCCGCCCCGTTCCGTTTCAACTACCGGCGCCTTATCATTGTCGTCGGCGGATTGTTCGGCCAACAAATCCCCCATCTGCAGTCTGCAGTCGATATCTTGCCTCTCCTCTCCTCTCGCCGCCTCCTCTCCAGTCCCCACGCTCTCCTCTCGCCCGGGGTGCACAGCTGCAACTGCAAGAAAGAACCCATGGGGCCTTGTCTCACCGACTGCCACCACCATTACCACCACCAACTCTTGGCTGGCTCGATATAGTCTCGTTCCATCTGCATGCCCTGCAGCACCGCCGTTGATTTCCTATTGGCAGCGGCACCTGGTCCAGCAGCATTATCTTCCTGTATCCTGCCAGGGCCTCGTCCTTCTCGGATTTGACGGGCGCCCCAAAAAGACAACGCAAACGTATCTGCCCATTTCCCGTCTGTAAGTCACTTCTCTTTTGCTTTATTGCTTCTTTCTATCCTCTCCTTCGCGCTTCGCTGTCCGCCTCGCTCATGTCACGTCTTCCCGTTCGCCCCCTTGCCTGGCCGAATTCCTCCTTCTGTTACAGTTGTGTTGTTGCAAATATCACCTCGTCTTCCCATCTTATACCCTCCACGCAAACCACGGCAGCAAATGCAACAGACCGACGATCCCTGGCCTCCATTGCATCCCGAATACTACTTCACTTCCTCCGCCACCTTGGCCTCATTCTCCCTCGACAACTTGCAGCATCGGATCCATCTACGGGCAGCAGGCAAACAACTTCGCCTTCCTATCAGTGCGGCCTGCCCAGCAATTAGACCCCTTCCCTCCAATACCTACATCACCCTCATCAGCCCTTTTTCTTTCTCGCCTTGCCTTCCCCCCAGCCATCCAACTCTCCTTCAGACAACCCTTATCCATGCCATCTCCTCGCTTGCTTTTCCCAGCACATGGTCGAATCCTCCCTCCGCTGACATTGGGTATCTCGCTTGCCAACTAGCCCCGTCCCCAGTCTTCGCCATCTTCCCTGCCCTGATCCTCCGTGGTTCCACAGGCCTTGCCCGATTGCCTGTTCTACCCTGGAGCTTGAAGCAGCCTTAATATGCAAGCCGTAGCAGCATGCTGGCCGACCAAGTCCATGGACAAGCAGCAACATCCTTGGTGATCGATTCCACCTCGCCGAATACATAATCAGCAATAATATTTAGCTCCCCGGCTCCATCTCCGTTCTGGGTCCCCAAGAATTTGCAACGAAGCgacgaaagaaaaaaaaaaaaaagaagtggAAAGAGCAAGAGAGGGAAAAAAGCAATTAATACCATTCGAACCCACTCAAAGCGCCGTCGCTGCATTTACCAACACCGCGTTCCCCCTTCGCCCCGTTGCCGAATTTCCTCGCTTCTTGTCTGCACGCGCCGTTCTCGTCTCGCTCAGACATCCCCAACTTCCATCCCCCGCGTTGGAGGTCTCCTCTTTACCGCCTCCGTCGCCGCCTCCCGACACCCGTTGCTGCCGCTTCCATTGGGACGAAACTCCCTTTTCGTCCGTCACCTGTGCGACATTTGACAGCACCAGCAAACGCCGTACGAAGCCGAACTGCCCCCGTCCTCGCCCTCGAGCTCTAACGGCCGCTCATCGTTGCAACCCTGCACCATCCCACCTTGGACCTGTGGATCTACCACCAAAATCCCCCGCTCTCAACCTCTCATCCCGCCGCTGATCCATTTCTACGTCTCTTCCCGTTCGCTCGTCGCTCTGCCTTGCCCAGGGCTGGCGTAACAGTTGGCCACCACAGTTCCGTGTCGCATTGTGAAGCCCGCCGAAATTCCTGTTGGAGCGGCTTCGCTGCGCACCAACTTTTCTCGCTGCAGGAGCTGAAAGTCGTCCGCCTCCCAACGACATCAAGCGTCACCACCGCTCAACGGGCTTCGCACTCGACTCCCACCTGTAAGACCCGATTTGCGACTTGCAGGAATACCGCTCAGCAACTAGTATGCTTGTTGTTGCGTGGTGGCACACACATTATCCTCGGAAGCAGAATCTGATCGGCCATCACTCAATTTCGGAAGAGGCAGAAAGGCGTGCTGGCTAGGTTACGGAAAGCAAGACGTGGTGGGACGCTCAGGTGCAGCTCTGGAAGAGACGACGAATTCCGGGGACGCACATAGAATCACCAAACCTCAGATGCGGGCGGACCCCAAATGAGGACAAACCATGGAATGAGCATGGCACCACCGGGAATGGATGGACGAACCTACCACAACGGGGTTCACAACGTTACGCCGCGCCTCAATTGGCAGCAATCCCAGAACCAGAACTTGTCCGCAGACTCGTTGTCTCGCGGCATGGAACGCGTCTCAAACTCCAATCTACGCACATCATTCCGCTCTAACCACCCGTCGAACCCTACGATCCGCGCCGTGACACCCGAGTATCATCATCCGGACCTCTCGCCGACGCCGTCCGCGAACGCCGCATTCGATCCGACCGTCCCTCCTCAGATACCACGCGGTATCACGTCGAACTCCCCTCAAACCTCCCCGAGATCTATCCCGGGAGACTTCTCGAGACGACAGGGAATGGTGTTTAATGACACATATGGTGGAAGCTCCTACGAGAATAATTCAACTAGTCCGCCTCTGAGGCAACAAAGCAGCTTTCGGCCTAGGACACATACCATGGACGGCGCACTACGCCAGCAGTTCATGAATGCTGCCTCCCGAGAGGGCCGCCAGCGTGTGGGGTCGTTTTCTTCGTCTGGATCTCAGCCCTTGTACGACGATGCTCGCTCCCCACCGCCTCCCATCGAGTCCTTGGGATTCCCCTCGGTCATCCCGGCCCGACACTCGGAAATTCCCTTAGGTGTCGCAAACAGCCTGAAAGAGAAAAAGCTGTCGACGAAACGTCTGATCAAGCGCCAGTCTTCCCGGCCAACTTCTCCGCCAACAAGCTCAACGCCTTCTGTTGATTCGCTACCCATTCCCGTTCCGACGGAAAATGCGAACAACATTCTGCTCATGATGAAAAATCTATGTGGGCGCATGAGAGGTGAAATCGAATTTCAGACCGACCCCCGGGGTCCATGGCAGCTTGGTATTGCATACGTTGACGAAGAAAAGGGAAGCTTGATGTTCGACTCAGGACATGATGGGCCATTTCATATCCCCCTCATTTCTGACCTCCGTGGATGTCGAGTTGCGCCAGTCATATTACCTGATGGGAAAAGATGTTTGGACGTTTCGTGTCCCATCCAGCCCCCGTTGGATCTTCTAATTCATCCGCTTCTAGCAGAAGAAACAGACCTCTGGCTTGCAGCTTTGCTCTGCTGGCAACAACTTCGACCTCCGAAAGTGAAACTTTCGAACGGCAATCGAAGTCCTGCGCCTACCGCCCTGCGTCCAGCAGTAAGAAGGCGTGGCTCTGAGAATGGAACCGCGAAGACTACAACTGCATTCATCAAGGTCGGCCAAGTGAGACTTTGGGACAAGGGCTTGGCAAATTCGCCGAGGGCCATCGTGAAAAGGCCCTCTACGAGGGATCTGAGATCGCCGACTACTTCTTGGCGGGTTGTTTCCCTCCTCCTTCAAGAAAACGGAGAGGTTCGACTCACCACAAGAGACGGCGAGGCTGTCATCGCTGTGGTCGAACTATCCCAACTATCTCGATGCGCTATTCAACAGCTGAACCGGTCAGTTTTGGACGAAGAGTACTGCATCGGCATTTTCCCACACTACTCTCCGATATCTACACAG
Proteins encoded in this region:
- a CDS encoding glycosyl hydrolase family 47, whose product is MITIRRRPARVPIYLGIALTLLLVWHTGFPAGWSAGTLNYNGIRYRKSSYDWASLKPEYPLEKPLRTPPKGTPVELPRVQYDFDSSKKQAGKKTSKKLSHDEKGDRDRERQTESRRAAVVHAFRRSWASYKENAWTWDELTPVSGHGKTTFGGWSASLVDGLDTLWIMGMHDEFRRAVRTVALIDWSNTTETAANMFETTIRHLGGLISAYDLSGEPALLAKAVELGDMLYMGFDTPNHMPPFWFKFSDAKYGTQRVGERESSAAGCSLSMEFTRLSQLTGDAKYYDATERVKEFLVKTQTRSKLPGMWPMYMNYRDEKVEDSSFTIGAQADSLYEYLPKMHALLGGLDSEYGKLTVDSFDVIDKHILFRPILPNKTDILIPGNAFAHGDNVDLTPEMQHLGCFAGGMYGLAGKLLGRDSYVTIGEKISRGCAWAYKVFPTGIMPEIMTFHPCNEPNHGACEWDQKTHGSNSDVPGGVKQVRDSRYMLRPEAIESIFYMYRITGDDEWREVAWDMFQSIRRATETPLAYSSIADVTVQPGQTTKTDSMESFWFAETLKYFYLIFSPPDVISLDEWVLNTEAHPFKRPKRTDHVETEAEIREQSK